A stretch of Mastacembelus armatus chromosome 1, fMasArm1.2, whole genome shotgun sequence DNA encodes these proteins:
- the pdcd4b gene encoding programmed cell death protein 4b, which produces MATDCEAWLSANPVEADDLSDSFVSGDEDNGGLVISNKNMNEINGNWLSSSSNSISEARLKAKAKRRLRKNSSRDSGRGDSLSDNGDVVRGTTAAPTSPKSKLLDRKSRLGKGRGLPKKGGAGGKGVWGRSGEVYEPVVVDEKDPNYDEAQENCVYETVVPPLDERHFEKTVTPIVQEYFEHGDTNEVAEQLAELNLGSMRSAVPSLAVSLALEAKASHRELTSRLLADLYGSVLSHSDMEKSFDKLLQELPDLVLDTPGAPQLVGQFIARAVSDQILSKSYIDGYKGKVDCEYVRVTLDRAAVLLKMSMGGLRIDNQWGAGGGQRPVIQLIKEMNLLLKEYILSGDSKEAERCLRDLEVPHFHHEFVYEAVVMVLESKGEKTFKMVLQLLKCLSLSSIITVDQMRRGYKRIYMDIAEINIDVPRAYFILEQFVDKSFNMGIIDMKLRDLCPCRGRKRFVSEGDGSVVKLESC; this is translated from the exons ATGGCAACTGACTGCGAGGCCTGGCTGAGCGCAAACCCTGTTG AGGCTGATGACCTGAGTGACTCCTTTGTGTCTGGAGATGAAGACAACGGGGGATTGGTTATctccaacaaaaacatgaacgAGATCAACGGCAACTGGTTGTCCTCGTCTAGCAACAGCATCAGTGAGGCACGACTCAAGGCGAAGGCCAAGCGCAGGCTGAGGAAGAACTCCTCCAGGGACTCTGGCAGGGGGGACTCCCTCAGTGATAACGGGGATGTGGTCAGGGGAACCACAGCAGCACCTACCAGCCCCAAGAGCAAACTGCTGGACAGAAAGTCCCGACTGGGCAAGGGCAGAGGCCTACCAAAGAAAG GTGGGGCTGGAGGCAAAGGTGTGTGGGGCCGATCCGGTGAAGTGTATGAACCAGTGGTGGTGGATGAGAAAGATCCCAACTATGATGAAGCTCAG GAGAACTGTGTGTATGAAACTGTGGTCCCTCCACTGGATGAGAGACACTTTGAGAAGACGGTCACTCCCATTGTGCAAGAATACTTTGAGCATGGCGACACTAATGAAGTAGCT GAGCAACTTGCAGAGCTCAACCTGGGTTCCATGCGGAGTGCGGTGCCCTCTCTGGCTGTGTCACTGGCCCTGGAGGCCAAAGCCAGCCACCGGGAGCTCACCTCCAGGCTGCTGGCTGACCTGTATGGGTCTGTTCTGTCCCACAGCGACATGGAGAAGTCATTCGACAAACTGCTCCAAGAACTACCAGACTTGGTCCTGGACACACCCGGAGCCCCGCAG TTGGTGGGCCAGTTCATTGCACGAGCCGTTAGCGACCAAATATTGTCCAAGAGCTACATTGACGGCTACAAAGGCAAAGTTGATTGTGAATACGTGAG GGTGACACTGGACAGGGCAGCGGTGCTGCTGAAGATGAGCATGGGCGGCCTTCGCATAGACAACCAGTGGGGAGCAGGCGGGGGCCAGAGACCTGTCATACAGCTCATCAAAGAG ATGAACCTGCTGCTGAAGGAATACATCCTGTCTGGAGACAGCAAGGAGGCTGAGAGATGCCTGAGAGATCTTGAGGTTCCCCATTTCCACCATGAGTTTGTTTATGAG GCAGTAGTGATGGTATTGGAGTCCAAAGGagagaaaacattcaaaatggTTCTGCAGCTTCTTAAGTGTCTCTCCCTGTCCTCCATCATCACTGTGGACCAAATGAGAAGG GGCTATAAAAGAATTTATATGGACATTGCTGAAATTAACATAGATGTTCCCCGTGCATACTTCATCTTGGAGCAATTTGTTGATAAGAGCTTCAATATGGGAATAATTGATATGAAATTAAGAGATCTTTGTCCCTGTCG GGGCCGGAAGAGATTTGTCAGCGAGGGAGATGGCAGTGTTGTCAAACTTGAAAGCTGCTGA